The Candidatus Schekmanbacteria bacterium genome contains the following window.
CAGATACAGGAGCACTTTTATGGAAGTTTATTTCACGGGCTCCTATCTGGACAACTCCAGCTGTTGGTGATATTGATAATGATGGGTCAAAGGAAATTATTTTGTCTTCAATAGACGACAGGATATATTGTCTTTCAACTGAAAAGAAGGAATAGGAAGAAGAGAAATGACTAAAAAATTTTATATAACAACGCCAATTTATTATGTCAATGATGTTCCGCATATAGGACATGCCTATACATCGATTGCCTGCGATGTAGCTGCCCGTTTTAAACGTCTTCAAGGATATGATGTGCTATTTTCCACAGGCACAGATGAGCACGGGCAGAAGGTAGAAAAGGCGGCTACGGAAAAGGGAGAAAAGCCGATAGAATTGGCAAATAGGGTTGTGGAGAGGTTTAAATCGCTATGGAAAACTTTGAACATAAGAAATGATGACTTTATTAGGACAACAGAAGAGCGTCATAAGCGCGCAGTGGAGGAAATATTCAAGAGAATTTCAGCTAAGGGAGATATCTACGAAGGTTATTATGAAGACTGGTATTGCACTCCTTGTGAAACCTTTTGGACAGAGATGCAGCTTCAGGACGGCAAGTGCCCTGATTGCGGCAGAAAGACTGAAAAATTGAGAGAAAAAAGCTTCTTTTTTCGTCTTTCAAAATATGAAAGACCGCTACTTGAATTTTATGAAAAAAACCCGGAGTTTATTGAGCCGCAATCGAGAAGGAATGAAATTATAAGTTTCGTAAGAGGGGGACTGCGTGATTTGAGCATCAGCCGCACATCATTTCGTTGGGGAATTCCAGTGCCCGGAAACAATGAGCATATAATTTATGTATGGTTTGATGCTCTTATCAATTATTTAACTGTAGCAGGATTCCCTGATGATGAGGAGAAATTCAAAAGGATGTGGCCATGTGATATTCATGTAATCGGCAAAGATATCCTTCGATTTCATTCTGTCTATTGGCCTGCATTCTTGATGTCGGCAGATATTGAACCTCCTAAAAAGGTATTTGCCCATGGATGGTGGACCATTGACGGAAAAAAGATGTCGAAATCTCTGATGAATGTAGTTGAACCAAATCATCTTGCAAAAGAATTTGGCGTTGATACAGTACGTTATTTTCTGTTGAGAGAAGTCCCCTTTGGACTTGACGGAGATTTCTCCCATTCAGCTCTTATCCACCGCTACAATTCAGACCTTGCAAACGATTTAGGAAACCTTTTTTCACGCTCTCTTGCGATGATTCATAAATATAGAAAAGGAATTTTACCTTCTACAGATGAGTCTGCCTTTGCAGAGGGAGTGGAAAAAGAATTGTGTGAAAAAGCGCTTAAGAGTTATGAAGAATTTTCAACCTATACGGATTCTTTATCCTTCAGCAAAGCGCTTTCTTCACTCTGGCT
Protein-coding sequences here:
- the metG gene encoding methionine--tRNA ligase; protein product: MTKKFYITTPIYYVNDVPHIGHAYTSIACDVAARFKRLQGYDVLFSTGTDEHGQKVEKAATEKGEKPIELANRVVERFKSLWKTLNIRNDDFIRTTEERHKRAVEEIFKRISAKGDIYEGYYEDWYCTPCETFWTEMQLQDGKCPDCGRKTEKLREKSFFFRLSKYERPLLEFYEKNPEFIEPQSRRNEIISFVRGGLRDLSISRTSFRWGIPVPGNNEHIIYVWFDALINYLTVAGFPDDEEKFKRMWPCDIHVIGKDILRFHSVYWPAFLMSADIEPPKKVFAHGWWTIDGKKMSKSLMNVVEPNHLAKEFGVDTVRYFLLREVPFGLDGDFSHSALIHRYNSDLANDLGNLFSRSLAMIHKYRKGILPSTDESAFAEGVEKELCEKALKSYEEFSTYTDSLSFSKALSSLWLLLNEVNKYIDHKAPWALAKKGDDEELDKALNIIFRCLKICTVLIHPYMPAKSNEMWKSLGMKGNIIDLAPITFAKLWSVEGEIKVEKLKALFPRIEKDEKKKADGEEKEGKEEEMITIDDFAKLKLKVATIVKAEKVPKSSKLIRLEVDDGDGIRQIVAGIAQHYDAEKLEGKQIVIVANLKPVKLMGIESQGMLLAASDDETLAIITPEGVVKNGAKVR